The DNA window AGAAATAGGACACGGAgcagcaccgttcttgtgcatgccTGGTACATACTACCTTGCATAActtcaaaaatgtaccaaaacaAATGTTTCAATAGTGAATCTCAGAAGAACAACTCATGATTAAAAGAAGGAAACATCTTCTATAAAATGAATTTATATGAAAAGTAATCAGTAGCAGATAATGCATCACAGTAAATCAAAAAATGTCCCACCATTGTATATTTCTTCAGCTATCGTAAACTAATGCTAAATGGATGCATATGTCACACAATTTGGCGGTTTATCTATTTTATGCTCAATTTTACGATTTGTAAGAAACTGAAAGGCTATCAAAACATACCAGTACCAAGTTcttaaatttgtttttcatgCATATAGTAGGGCCAAGAGCTTATTTTCGTTCTATTTCTGTTATTCCATTTGAAGTCGTTGATTAGAGCatcgtctgccatctttgttcaacgcgttGAGTCAAATGGGAGAGCAacgttttcagaaaatttgtgttGTTGGCTTTGTTCTGTAACAACGAAACAAAGCTgatgatgccaatttgtactcattccattgattgtaggccaagCAATCAATGAATTAGTGACACCCTCCCTAATGAGgtaaaaataggcactttaccctatgtaCTGCAGAAATGTGAAAATACTGTATTGCTGGAACTAAACGCTTTTCGAAGGAAGCAAAATAGCTAACTTGCTAAGGAAATTCCATCTATTACGACTAATACCGATacacagtcgtcgtatgctGAGCCTCAACCGGCTGCTTAACCAACGACTGCGGAACGGGCAGTAATAACACTAACCCAATAACGATCGTGCCCAGTACCTCTAAACCAACAGCCATTACCAAcagcgaagtaacaacgatcACACCAAATGCCTCCAAAATATCacgaatgcagtaccgatggtGACATCAATATGAACGAAAACGTAATTAaagacggaccgaatgaccTTCACGTTGCGGCAGACAACGCATGCTAACGTTTCACCACCAAGGTagaagatctcaacacgcagcagcaaactgagTCTACAAGACCGGAATGACAGGCATTTTGAAAGCTGATACATATTGTAGAGTTTATAACGGACCCACTGCTCCGTTATGCTAATGCATCGAGTCGGGTCaaataaaagacaaaaaaaaacgcATGTTATAAATAAAACTGACGTTTAGAAACGccatcagtaactagcaacTTGCCAGTAGCCGGCGCTGCGTGCAAACTTTGGTAAAAAGGGTggctcacgcatgcgaacctgggTGCAAtgttgattttcaacgtattttcgtTTAAatgttttcacatttttttccggTAAGTTTAGCTGGTCTCTCTGCTAAGATTGGTTTTTTCTACATTCAATTTTTTCACAAGGTTCGTCTGAGCTATGACAAATACTACTAGAAATGGATCTACCATCGTAATTTGTAAACTCACCTATTATTGGTTGAAGACATTTTGACCCGTGTTCGTAGTCAATTTTCGCTGCTTTCCAAGATGTCTTTTAAATATTGTATAGATGAGTCTTCTCAACTCGACAATTATCTTGCCGATTTCGCGACAAATGTTAAGGAACAACCTTAAAAAGACTGTTGAACAATGGAGTGTATATctgaaaaaaggaaaattgaaattgaactTCCGTTTTTTACGTGGTTAAACTACAACCTGTAGAATTAGTTTGTACTAAAATAGCACATTTTAGTTTGCGGCTAGTGATACGAGCACAGAGGATACTTTCCACAGCAGACCTACTGTCCATCTGCTTTTTGCCAAACTATTCTATTATGACtgaaaaaagttcaattttgcaaatttaaagAGCACAAATTTAACGCGCATCTAACCTACagaatttattttttccttttgaTGAAAATCTTCAGCTTTTATCATTCCTTGTTTGCTACGATGTGTTTATATCGCCGCCATGGTTACGCTCAGCGATGATACGACAAATGTTGTGCATCGCGACGCCAGGATTACCCGAGCAGAAGAGTCACGAATATAAGCAACAACTGTAAAAGGTGCCATTTGTAGCGATAACGGTGTCTCCTGGTTGACCAGTTCCCCAAAAAAATTGCTATTACAATTAATGTGAACCAAGCAATCAAAATAATGCGAAACTAAACCTCTTAACTTGAAAGAAGTTTAGATATGAAAACGACGAACCCATCGGAGACAACTAAACCAGCAAAGTGTGCGCACTAATGCACACCCTGTTGTTCGGCAGCCGCTTTGGCTTTATGAATCGCTTTTGCGCGCTTGCTTCGTGAGTGCCGCAGCTGTTGGGTCAGTGAGTGTCGTTGAGTGCATTCGAATTACGACTTCGAAGGAAACGCGTGGTCTTTTTTCCTTAGTCAGAAACGAAAAGCAACAGTTAATTTTAATTACGATTGGctgttttttcaaacaaatggGCTTTGCATTCCCTATGACAGAATTGAAGGAAAGTCGGATTCAATCGAACCTCATCCGTTAAAAAAAGTacacttttcgaagtaaaatGAAACCAATTTATTTCCATGCActtttcattcgttttattaCTGTTTTATTATATCCTATAAATTTCCTGGAAATTGTCCTCATGGGAAATAGTAGTATGTATATATCATTAAACACTCTATCGGGCATACATACAAGTTTTATAGGAAACCATATTTGTAATACTACCTCCTTTTGTCATAATAGTTCTTATAAATTCATAGAAACGGAAATGAAATAGAAATAAATCAAAATTAATCACATAACTGTAATATGGATAGAATTCGAAAGAGAATAGAAACAAACAGATGGCCTTTTATAATCGATAGAGCAAGATTTTATAAAAAtctattcattttcaatatcacATGTTACAATTGATTATAAAATAAAACCTTAAACGATAATGTTACGACTTAGATTTTTATTAGGAGCTGTAACAGCGATTCAGCTGATCATCGCTCGGCTGTAAAGCAAATGTGTTATACCTGATTTTCCTGTTTAATATATAACAAAATTAAACGAAATACAAATACGTAAAACttacaaaagagaaaaaaaagaaaggaaAGCGGAACATTACCGAATTCGAGGTTCGGAATTTGACCTACCGTCTACCGGTAGAGGTTCTACAATAGAGGAGAGCAAACACTGTTTGTTCGTCGGCTCGCTGTCCCGCAGTTACCCAACAAAAAAACGAATTGGCGTACACCGTCGATTTgagacaaattttaaaaattggttatCCTTTCTCAACGTTAGCGGGTATTTCTTAATTTCTGTTTTACTAGGTTCTAGTATTAGTAAAATATGGAATTATCGTGAATTTCAGTTCTGCCCCACGCGTTTCTTTCGACTCCTGTTGCGCAGCATCGAAACGCAAGCTGGAGAAAGGGTGTGTGTGTGGATGTTATTTGAGTGAATGTAGAAGATAAATGATGGATAGAGAAAAGTACTGAGTCCGATGTTGATTTGTTTGATTTCGGTTGCTCCCTGCTGCTGGTTGATGGCATTGCAACTTTGTTGCACCGGGGTCCTATTAGACAATCCCATTCAACTGGCCACATTTGGTATCCTGCACTAGCTGATTCATGCGATGCGCGAATGTTGGATAGTCCTTTGGGGGGAGAGAGAGAGGGAAAGAAATAAATCAATCGATTGTTGGTTAACATGTAGCGGATGGCCGTCAATTTCTACAATTTTCTTAAGTATTATCTCGTAGGGTATAGTGAGAAActggtaaaataaaaagtaaccaACTCACCGTCGCCAGGCAAACCTCCTCCACCTGCTGCGAATCGGCCGGAAAACCGATCCCGACAAAGGTTTCGTGCAGTCGCTTCATCTCCACCTCGCCCATACTGTACAGCACGGCCAGAAACAGTTCATAGTGCAGAATACCTTCCGGTGCGATCAGCGCCTTGATGATTGCCGCCTCGAACGACTGCAGCAGATTGGTGCGGAAGAACTCTCGCTGGTACAGTTTCCAGCGTTCGTTCAGTACCTGCAGCGACTGAAGCGTGGCCCGGGTGATGTGCGGATCGTTCGAGCATACGATCGCTTGCCCGTAGGCATTCATAATGGCCCCGAATTGATCCGAGTGTTCCAGCGTCGACTGCGGCTGTACGATCTCACCCGTTGCCGTGTGGGAGATTTGTTTTAGTACGCTAGATTTGTAAAAGTACTGCCATCGCTGCAGCAGAATCCCATTGAACAGCAGATACAGCGAGAGGCTGAAATCGGCGTGGTCGCTCTGTTCGCTCTTGCTGGTATAATCCGAGCAGAAGACCAACGGTAGTACGTGTTCGATTGAAAAGGTTAAGATATCCGGCAGCAGTGAAGTATTTCCCGGTTGTTCAACGATCAGAAGAAAAATTTTAAGCAGTATGTTCAACGAACGGTACCGTTGAACGCTAATCTGATCCGTTTTCGACTTTTCCAGGAACAGTTGAATTATGCTCTTAAGGAACATTTGACCAAGTTGGATCTGCAGTGTCCTAATAATACCCAAACAGAAATCGAATATTTGCTCGATCAGCACGCAGTTTTTGCTACTGGCAGCACTGTAAATGGTGAGTGTTTTCTCTATCACAGGTTTATACGCGCTGGCTAGCATCAGCTTAACGGAACTACTCTGCTCCTGGTAGTAATCGAGCAGTTCTCGCAGCGTGGTCAGTACGGTTGTCGCAACCGAAACGATCTTTTCCTCCTGGCCGTAATCCAGCGTGGAATTGATAGTACCGAAACTATGTCCCAAGTCTAACCTAATCAAATCACCGGCAATAAATGCAACGTATTCCAGTAGAAGAGCTCCTCGTCTGTCGAAGTTTTGCTCTTCCGCGGAACATTGGACCCACGGTAGAACGAAGCAGTTGCAAATAGCTCGCCGTACCGTAAGAGCCGTCGTTCGCTCCAGATGGCGTAGGTCACTGTGGACCAAAGGTTTTATAAATTGCACGAGGTATTTCGGTCGCAGATTGGCACTAACACTGAGTAGAAGCTGAGCTGCTGCACTGGTCAACGTTTTCAGCTGGTCTCGTTTAACTTTCTGCGGAGGCGACAAGAACCTCGGAATGCTACCCACGAAATGCATCATCTCTTCCTCCCCGATTGGAATGTGCGATACGAGCACCAGGCTCCGCAGTGTGATGAGAGTTTGACCGAACACCTCTACCAGCTCGCCGGCCAGCGAAACCGAGTGGGCGAAAAAGTATTCCAGTGGATCACCTGGTGCACCGGAAACTATATCGACTAGTTTGACCAGCGACTGAATTAGAAGTCCCAAGGAAACACCGATCCGTTCGCTTCGTTCGTGCAGCACCGGACTGATCCGGGTAATGATTTGGCACAGAGAAATAAAGTCACGGAACTTGCAGCGCAACCCCGTGTGACCATCCTCGTCCAGCAGTAATGCTCGCGGTACACTATGGCTGGTCCCATTTCGCAGTAAACCAACCGTCGACAGGACCTCGCCATACGGGCTACTAGCGCTGGACGCAAACTCCAAGAATACTGCATCGTACACCCGAACGGGATCAATCTCTGCTATCAATGCGATTGTGTCGATGCActgat is part of the Topomyia yanbarensis strain Yona2022 chromosome 1, ASM3024719v1, whole genome shotgun sequence genome and encodes:
- the LOC131688750 gene encoding exportin-6-A isoform X1, yielding MCSNELFNDTLAADGDLHQAELLSIEALVNEFYHPSTSNVRKHTIEGHLQQFQRAPHAWALCLHNLNQFNNQYFWFFNVSTVEVTISQRWLSLEEIRRSQIRDSLWATFAGFSHDIPGLQRDKIAQLVALVGKRQFPEEHPDYMNQVLELLKSKFTLGITLLRATSDEISSTKADITSDRQKYLSYCVSMYLPSVFDILEKYAELCITRTSCKNGISLVHLPAPFGEDSRLEQATTDLLICVQQIFSWAPLDNITSPDFFQSLFVLARWNDSYNDVSISALTTISELFYRQKPLPLPTVIASGVIDLLQQPNLKLSNELYQDKLTELLRLFTGQQWAKWSKDPHFPAINYLNALFQYTFFGYGALAFTERLVIWTPIVQGAAAAGENGTVNKYIDKLVALASGTVKRMLFQYDFDQQLEMLDSEELDEENETELQHFFNQCIDTIALIAEIDPVRVYDAVFLEFASSASSPYGEVLSTVGLLRNGTSHSVPRALLLDEDGHTGLRCKFRDFISLCQIITRISPVLHERSERIGVSLGLLIQSLVKLVDIVSGAPGDPLEYFFAHSVSLAGELVEVFGQTLITLRSLVLVSHIPIGEEEMMHFVGSIPRFLSPPQKVKRDQLKTLTSAAAQLLLSVSANLRPKYLVQFIKPLVHSDLRHLERTTALTVRRAICNCFVLPWVQCSAEEQNFDRRGALLLEYVAFIAGDLIRLDLGHSFGTINSTLDYGQEEKIVSVATTVLTTLRELLDYYQEQSSSVKLMLASAYKPVIEKTLTIYSAASSKNCVLIEQIFDFCLGIIRTLQIQLGQMFLKSIIQLFLEKSKTDQISVQRYRSLNILLKIFLLIVEQPGNTSLLPDILTFSIEHVLPLVFCSDYTSKSEQSDHADFSLSLYLLFNGILLQRWQYFYKSSVLKQISHTATGEIVQPQSTLEHSDQFGAIMNAYGQAIVCSNDPHITRATLQSLQVLNERWKLYQREFFRTNLLQSFEAAIIKALIAPEGILHYELFLAVLYSMGEVEMKRLHETFVGIGFPADSQQVEEVCLATDYPTFAHRMNQLVQDTKCGQLNGIV
- the LOC131688750 gene encoding exportin-6-A isoform X2; translation: MDTLAADGDLHQAELLSIEALVNEFYHPSTSNVRKHTIEGHLQQFQRAPHAWALCLHNLNQFNNQYFWFFNVSTVEVTISQRWLSLEEIRRSQIRDSLWATFAGFSHDIPGLQRDKIAQLVALVGKRQFPEEHPDYMNQVLELLKSKFTLGITLLRATSDEISSTKADITSDRQKYLSYCVSMYLPSVFDILEKYAELCITRTSCKNGISLVHLPAPFGEDSRLEQATTDLLICVQQIFSWAPLDNITSPDFFQSLFVLARWNDSYNDVSISALTTISELFYRQKPLPLPTVIASGVIDLLQQPNLKLSNELYQDKLTELLRLFTGQQWAKWSKDPHFPAINYLNALFQYTFFGYGALAFTERLVIWTPIVQGAAAAGENGTVNKYIDKLVALASGTVKRMLFQYDFDQQLEMLDSEELDEENETELQHFFNQCIDTIALIAEIDPVRVYDAVFLEFASSASSPYGEVLSTVGLLRNGTSHSVPRALLLDEDGHTGLRCKFRDFISLCQIITRISPVLHERSERIGVSLGLLIQSLVKLVDIVSGAPGDPLEYFFAHSVSLAGELVEVFGQTLITLRSLVLVSHIPIGEEEMMHFVGSIPRFLSPPQKVKRDQLKTLTSAAAQLLLSVSANLRPKYLVQFIKPLVHSDLRHLERTTALTVRRAICNCFVLPWVQCSAEEQNFDRRGALLLEYVAFIAGDLIRLDLGHSFGTINSTLDYGQEEKIVSVATTVLTTLRELLDYYQEQSSSVKLMLASAYKPVIEKTLTIYSAASSKNCVLIEQIFDFCLGIIRTLQIQLGQMFLKSIIQLFLEKSKTDQISVQRYRSLNILLKIFLLIVEQPGNTSLLPDILTFSIEHVLPLVFCSDYTSKSEQSDHADFSLSLYLLFNGILLQRWQYFYKSSVLKQISHTATGEIVQPQSTLEHSDQFGAIMNAYGQAIVCSNDPHITRATLQSLQVLNERWKLYQREFFRTNLLQSFEAAIIKALIAPEGILHYELFLAVLYSMGEVEMKRLHETFVGIGFPADSQQVEEVCLATDYPTFAHRMNQLVQDTKCGQLNGIV